TCTGGTCGCTCTGGGATCAAAGCGGCGGCGAATGGGTGCTGCAGGCGGAGAAGATGCAACGGCACGTGAATCTCTTCGGCTGGGAGTTCGAACTCGAGTCGTCCCAGATGCAGGCAGTCAACGCCATCATGATCCTGGCGCTGATTCCGGCGTTCCAATACGCGTTCTACCCCGCGATCAACGCCGTCTGGAAACTCACGCCGCTGCGCAAGATCGGCCTCGGCATCTTCACCATCGGCATTTCCTTCCTCATCAGCGCGTGGATCGAGGCGCGCCTCACCGCTGGCGTGAAGGTCAACGTCATGTGGCAATTGCCCGCGTATCTCGTGCTCTCGGCGGGCGAGGTGATGACCTCGATCACCTGCCTCGAATTCGCCTACACGCAGGCGCCGCGCCACCTGAAGGCCGTCGTCAACGCGCTCTATCTGCTTTCGATCTCGGCGGGCAACCTCTTCACCGCCGCGGTGCAGTTCTTCATCGCGAACCCCGACGGCACCTCGAAGCTCCACGGCGCCGCCTACTACAACTTCTTCGCCGCCTTCGCGGTGATTGCCTCGATCGTCTTCGCCGTCATCGCGCTCCGCTACAAGGAGGTCAGCTACCTCCAGGACGACGCGCCCGCCCAAGCCTGAGTAAACCAACCACGAATGAACACGAATAGACACGAATCGCTGCGCCGCGTCCGATGCCTCGGCCATTCATTCGTGTCCATTGGTGTCCATTCGTGGTTCAACTTTTTCCTCTTTTCGCCATGACCCGTCTGCCCGTCACCAAAACGCCCAAGTGCTACGTCGGAGGAGCGTTCATTCGCTCCGAGAGTTCGCGCGTGTTCCCGATCAAGGACGCCGCCGGCAACTTCTTCGCCAACATCCCGCAGTGCACGCGCAAGGACCTGCGCAATGCCGTCGAGGCCGCCGCCAAGGCCGGTCCCGGCTGGGCCAAGCGCACGGCCTACAACCGCGGCCAGATCATCTACCGCATGGCGGAGATGCTCGAGGCGCGCCAAGCCGACATGGCCGATGCGCTCGCGGTCGGTGGCACCTCCAAGGCGGCCGCGGCCAAGGAAATCGTCGCGACGATTGATCGCCTCATCCACTACGCCGGCTGGACCGACAAATACGAGTCGCTGCTCGGCAGCGTGAATCCCGTCGCCGCACCTTACTTCAATTTCACCGTGACCGATCCGATGGGCATCGTCGGTGTGATCGCGCCCGATGAAGCGCCGTTGCTCGCGCTGGTGTCGCTCATCGCGCCGATCATCACGAGCGGCAACACGGTCGTCGCGCTCGCGTCGTCCACGCAGCCGTATCCGAGCATCGTGCTCGGCGAGATGCTCGCGACGAGCGACCTGCCCGGCGGCGTCGTGAATCTGCTCACCGGTTTCCGCAAGGAGATCGTGCCGACGATGGCCACGCACGCGCACCTGCGCGCGCTGGCCGGCGTGGCCAATGCCGAGGAGCGCAAGGCGCTCAAGCTCGGCGCCGCCGAGAGCGTGAAGCGCGTGAAGCTTCACGCCGCCGAGGACAAGACCGATTGGTTCTCCGACCGCGCGCAGAGCCTCTACGAGATCCGCGACTTCGTGGAGTTCAAGACGACCTGGCACCCGGTCGGGGCCTGAGTCTGGAGCAAGCGGGCGCACGCGTTTTCGGAGGCGCCAAACTTGAAGGTGGTCGCCGCTGTCCCCAGCGGCGACTTGCACGCGAGCTCGCCGCGGAAAGGCGTCGGTAGGGACACCGACGCCCACCGCGGGCCCCTGCGGCGTGAGGGAAAATCAACCGTAGGTCAGCACGTAGGGTGCGGTGCCGATCGTGAAGCTCAGCACGAGCGAGGCCTTAGGCTGGAGTTTGGCCTTCGAGGTCGTCGTCCAGCCGGTGCCGTCGCCCCAGACTTGGTTCACCGTCGCCGCGCCGTTGGGCAGGTAGGTGACGAAGTAGGGGAAGTGCTCGAGCGTGGTCGCGACGACGGCTTGCAGGTTCTGGTTGAGCGGGAGTTTTTCCGCGACCGGGTGCGACGGGTAGGTCGAGGGATCGTCCCACGCGTGGTCGAGGAACACGGTCTTGTAGGCGGTGTTCGTCTTGATGAAGAACCACTCGCCGCCGAACTGGAAGAATGCGAAGCGCGTCCAGCCGTTGGCCCACGTCCATGCGCCGAGCGCCTGCGGGGCGAGCGGTTTGTCGGAGGCGGGTCCGAGCTGATAGGTGAAGACGTTGTTGGCCTTGCCGACATTGGTGTTGTAGCCGAGCAGATACGGCGTGCCACGGTAGAGATACGGCTGCACGAGCGTGAGGCCGGGCTGCGCGGGCAGGCCTTTCGTGACGATGCCGGAGATTTTGCCCACGGCGTTGATGGTGAAGAAACCGAAGTTGCCGGTGCTCGCGGTGTAGGCGACGAGCGCCGGGCCATTGTTGATCGTGAACGGTTGCACGATGTCCCAGCCGGGCCCGAGCGTGGCGCTGCCGGCGGCTTTCACGGCGAGTTTGCCGAGCGCGCCGGGTTTCACGGTGTAGAAATCAACGGCGCCGCTGGTGGCGTTGTAGCCGAGCAGGCAGGTCTGCGGGCCGACGGCGGTGGAGACGACTTGGGTGTAGCCGGCGGCGAGGCCGGTCTTGCTGCCGTTGACAGCGGCCCACGCGCGACTGAGGCGGGCGGGGCGGGATTTGAGAGCGTAGATGGTGGACATGGTGGATGTGGAGTTGGGGTGAGTTGCGTGGCGCGGGCGGTCAGGTGTTGGCCGGTTTCACGCGCTTGAATTGGATGTTGAGGAACTGGTTTCCGGTCAGCGTGAGGCCGGGCCAGGTTTGATCGAGCGAGGCGCCCATGGTCGTGGGCGCTGCGGGTTGCCAGAGGTAGTTTTTCAAACCGGCGGGCAGCGAGGCGGTGGGCGAGGGGCCCGGTGTGGCGCTGGACCAATGCTCCCACCACGCGACGTAGCCGGCGCCAGTGCACAGGAACGCACCGTCGAGACCGGCGGGCGGCGCGGCGGCGACGCCCTGCGCCCACGTCGCGAGCGCGGTGAGGAACGCGGGGTTGTTCGAGCCGGAGGCGAAGCCCGCGACGAGGTGCCGCGCGCTGCCGTGCATCCAGTCGATCGACTGCGGCAACAAGAACACGGGCGTCTCGAGCGCGAGCGTGCCGGTGAACGGTTGCGCGTAGCCGGCCGAGCTGGCGCCGGGGCTGAGGTCATACACGCCCTTGTGAGTGAGCGTGTAGGCGCGGCCGCCGACGGTGCCGGTGTTGTTGTCGTAGGCGGCCGGGCTGGCCCAGCAGAGCAGCGCGGTTTCCCAGGGCACGCCGGCGGGCAGGCCGGTTTGCGCGGGGACGCCGGGCAAGTAGGCCCAGAGACCGAGCGGTGGCTGCAGCAGGGCGCAGCCGGGGATGAAGGTGCCGCCGAGCAGTTCGAGGAACGAGGTGAGGTTGAGCGTGCTCAACGGATAACCTCGCCACACGCGGACATTGCCCGGCGCCACGACGTGGGACGTGGCGGTGCTCATGGCGCGTCAGCTTTTGAAGCCGCAGATGATGCTCCAGGTCGCGAGGCCGCTCATCACGGTCGTCCAGTAGCCGTATTTCGAATAATAGTATTCGGCGCACTTGCTCTGGAGGTCGTGGTTGAGCGAGCCGTTGATCGTGGGATCGGAGAGGTTGCGCACGCAGGCCCAGAGCGGCGGCGACTTCATCTCGGAGCACACGAGGCCGAGCACCGCGTCGTCCATCTCGACGGCCATGCCGAGCTTCGAGAGGTCGTTCACGGTTGTGCCGAACTCGAAGAAGTCCGTCGTGAGGATCGGATGGAACTTGGGAATCTGGCCGACGACGGGATACTTGCCGCCGTCGTAGTAAATCGTGGGCGCGGTGGGCTGCTTCGAGAGCGTGCAGACGGGCGAGGGTGGGGTTTCGCCGCCGAGTTTGCCGACGAAGAGCTTCATCAGTTGCATCGCCTCGGCGTTGTGCGCCTGCGGGACGGTCCAGTCGCTGTGGTAGGTTTTCCCGTTGAACGGGGCGTTCTTGTAGTGCTGCTCGCACATGAAGTGCGCGGCGCGGCTGACGGAGACGTCGCCGAGGCACATGTCGTTGTAGACGCCGCCGCTCGTGCCGGTGGTGAGGAAGAGCTTCGGCTTCGCCTCGGAGATCATCTGGGCGAGCATGTCCTTGATCGGGAGCGAATATTGGCCGTTCGGCAGGAGGATGCCGTCGGTGTGCATGTGGAGCTCGGTCTTGTAGACGAGCACTCGTTTGCCGCCGATGATCGAGAGGTAATAGCTGCCGAGGCGCTTGCTCTCGTGCGACGGGGCGTTGGGGCCGATCTGCGGGAGGTATTTCGTCTCGAAGAAACGCGCGTAGGGATACCAGTTGTAGCGGTCGACGCCCGGTGTGAGCACGTCGGCCATCGCGTTGCTTTCGGCGGAGGTGTCCATCATCGCGATGATGTCGACCTGCGGGAGGGGATCGTCGGGCTTCGGGGCGGGCGAGATCGCCTGGGGTTTGGGCGCGAGGCCGGTGGGGAACGGGATGTTGAGCGATTCCGAGCCGGCTTTGGCTTTGCCGGGAGCGACGAGGCGTTTGAGCGCGAACTCGTGACGGTGTGCGAATTCCTGCGGGGATTTGGTGGACTGCATGGGCGTCGATTTTTTCGCCGGGGTGACCGGTTTGTCTCCGCGTGTCGTCGAGAGACGTTGACGCTGGCCCGCGCGCGGACCGTCGGGAGGGCGAAACAGCGAGGCAAGCAGTATTCCTCCTCCCCGCCCACGTGGGGTTTGACGCCGCCATGCGGCCTCACGACGCTCGCGGGATGAGCGAGCTAACGAACGGCGCGTCGCGGATGCCGCCGCTGAAGGTCTGGTGGATCATCTGGGGCGCGATCCTGGTGAGCCTCGGCGCGATCTGGTGGAGCGTCGGGTTCCTGAAGCTGCCCGCCGCCGCGGCGCACAAGAACCCGTTTTACGACCTGGTCAGTTTGGTGCCGCTGTTCGTGAGCATCGTCGTGCGCTGGCTCGTGCTGCCGCGCTACACCGACGGCGCGCGGGCGTTCGTTGTTTTCGTCGCCGGCATCGCGTTGGCGGAGGTCGCGGGCATCCTCGGGATTTTTCTCGGTGGACCGTATCGCGACGACCTCTTCCTGCTCGGCGCGCTCGGCATCGCGCAATTCGTGCCGCTCTATACGAAGCGCCTGCAGGAGCCGAAGCCCGAGGGTTTCATCCCGAACAACTGACGCCCGCCGCGCCGCCGCAGACCTTTGTCGGCGCGAAGGTCACGGGCGGGATCGTCATGTGGTCGACGGGCGTCGCGCCGAGGTGGCGGGCGAGTTTGTCGAGCCAGCTCTCGCGGAAGACGGGGCGGTGGCCGGCGGTCGTCGCCGTCGGATCGAGTCGCAGCGTGGCGGTGATGTCGGATTCGTGGTCGGTCAGTTTCATGTTGTCCGCACCGTAGGTCAGTCGCTGCGCAAATCCAGTGGACGCCGCGCAATCGGCCGCTGTTGCGCGCGGCGATGTGGTCGCGTGTGCCGTTTGGGCGGGACGCCCGGCACAGTGCGTTTGCGCTGATACGAGACTTGCCAACGCCGAAAGGAGTCGGTCTGGTGACTAGGTGTTTCACCCTAGCAGAACACTGGTCGCCTTTTTCGCGCTTTGCGGCGTCGCCGCCGTGGCGAGCGGAGCGCCGGAGCCGGTGACGTTGCAACTGAAGTGGAAACACCAGTTCCAGTTCGCCGGTTACTACGCCGCGATCGCCCAGGGCTACTACCGCGACGCCGGGCTCGAGGTCCAGTTGCGCGAAGCCGAACCGGGCCGCGATCCGGTCGAGAGCGTGTTGCACGGCGAGGCCGATTTCGGCGTGGGCACATCGGAGCTGTTGCTGCTGCGCGGACAGGGCAAACCGGTCGTCGTGCTCGCGGCGATTTTCCAGCACTCGCCGCTGACGCTGCTCACGCGGCGCACCGAGCGCGTGAACGATCTGCAGGCGCTGCACGACCAGCCGATCATGATCGAGCCGCAGTCGGCCGAGCTCTTCGCCTACTTCCGCAACGAGGGCGTCGATCCCGCCAAACTGCACATCGTGCACCACACTTTCGAAGTGCGCGATCTGATCGACGGCCGCGTGGCTGCGATGTCCGCCTACGCGAGCGACGAGCCGTTCCTGCTGCGGCAGGCGGGCGTCGACTACCTCGCCTTCACGCCGCGCGCCGGCGGCATCGATTTCTACGGCGATAACCTTTTCACCACCGAGCGGCAGGTCCGCGAACACCCGGACCGCGTGCGCCGTTTCCGCGAGGCCAGCCTGCGCGGCTGGGATTATGCGCTCGCGCACCCCGACGAGATCGTGGCCCTCATCCTCCAGCACTACAGCCAGCGCAAGAGCCGCGAACACCTCCAATTCGAGGCGGCGCAAACCGCCCAACTCATGCATCCCGGCCTGATCGAAGTCGGCCACATGAACCCCGGCCGCTGGCGCCACATGGCGGACACCTACGCCGAATTCGGCATGCTGCCGCGCGATTTCGCGCTCGGCGCGTTCCTCTACGATCCCAACCCGAAACCCGACCTGCGCTGGGTTTATTGGACGCTCGGCGGCGCCGCGGCGTTGCTGGTCGCCGCCCTCGGCTGGGTGCTGCCCTTGATGCGGCTCAACCGCCGGCTGCGCGCCGCCGATGACTCGAAGACGCGCTTCCTCGCCTTCCTCGCTCACGAAATCCGCACGCCGCTCAACGGCATGGCGGGCGTCGTCGACCTGATGAAATCCGAGCCGCTCAGCGCAGCGCAACGCGAGCTGCTCGAGCTCCAGGAACGCTCCGCGCAAAACCTCCTGCGCCTCGTCGACAGCGTGCTCGACTACTCGCGCCTCGATGCCGGCAAGATGACCGTCGAGCGCGCGCCGGTCGAGCTCCGCACCTTCGCCGCCGACGTCTGCGAACTCTTCCGCACCGTTGCCCAAGCCCGCAAAGTCAACCTCCGCTGCGAAATCGCGCCCGACGTGCCGGCCTGCGTGCAGACCGACGGCGTGAAGCTGCGCCAGATCCTCGCCAACCTGCTCTCGAACGCCGTGAAATTCACGATCGTCGGCAATGTCACGCTCGCCATCGCGCGCGTCGGCACGACGCCGGACGGCGCGCTGCGTTTGCGGTTCAGCGTCACAGATACCGGGCCGGGCATCGCGCCCGACGCGCTGGCGCGGCTCTTTCAGCCGTTCGAGCAGGCCGACGCGACCGTCGTGCGCCGGCACGGAGGCAGCGGCCTCGGGTTGAACATCTCGCGCTCGCTGGCCCAACTGCTCGGCGGCGATATCCGCGTGGAGAGCCAGCCCGGCGTCGGCTCGACTTTCATGGTCGAGATCGTGGCCGCCGAGGTCGCCTACGCCTGATCAACGGCGGCGCTGCACTTCTGCGCGCATGCGCGCGAACTCGGTGCGCAGCCACTGCTTCGTCTCGGCGGACAACGCATTCCAGTGCGTGCCGCTCAATCCGCCTTCCACGGCGTAGGCCATGAGCACATTGACCGGGCGGCCGCTCTCGAGGAGGCGGCGGCACACGCCGATGGGACCGAGCTTCACGATCTGTGCGCGCGTGTGGATGCCGGCGGCGTCGAGCCACGCCGCGGTCTTGGGGCCGAGATTGAGCAGCGCGGCGACCTCGCCGGCGCGCCCACGCGGCGCCCGTTCGCGATCGATCAGGATTGGCTTCGGACGCGGCATGGTCAGACGGTGAGCTCGATGCGGTTGCCGTCGGGATCGAGCACGACACTTTCGTAGTAGCCGTCGCCGGTGCGGCGCGGCGCCGCGACCACGGCGATGCCCGCGGCGCGGAATCGTTCGGTCGTCTCATCGACCGCGCGCTCGCTGCCGAGCGAGAGCGCGAAATGCGCGAGCCCGAGTGCCTCGCGGCCGCCGTTTTCCGGGCGCGCCGCGATGTCGGGACGCTGCATCAACTCCAGCCGCGCTCCGCCGGCGAAGCTCAGGAAATACGAACGGAAATCCGTGCGCGGATTGTGGTAGGCGGCACCGGCCCGCGCGCCGCAATGCGTTTCGTAGAAACGCCGCGCGCGTTCCAAGTCGTCGGTCCACAAAGCGAGGTGCTCGATGCGCATTTCCCGTTGCAGATTGTCGACCGCGAGAGCGGAGGCAAGCGCCGCGCCGGTCGACGCGGGCGGCGTCGGACCGGGCGCGCCAACCCGAGCCGCGTATCTCACGGTGCGCCGCGGACGACGATCTTGCCGAAATGCTCGCCGCGACCCAGGCGGGCGAATGCGGCCGGTAACTCGGCGAACTCGAACACGCGATCGACGACGGGGCGGATGCGGTCACGCTCGAGCGCGCGGTTGAGCGCCTCGAAATCCGCGCGCGAACCGACGCGCAGGCCGTGGACCGTCGTGAGATTGCCAATGAGATCGAGCACGTTGACCGGCAGATCGTGTCCGCTGAGGAATCCGACGATCGCGATCCGGCCGCCGAGCGCGACCGAGCGCAGCGCCTCCGGAAAACTCGCCGGCCCGCCGACCTCGAGCACGAGCGCCGCGCCGCGTCCGCCGGTGATCGCGCGCACCCGTCTCGACCAATCCGGCACGGTCCGGTAGTTGATCGTTGCCTCAGCGCCGAGCGCGGTGGCGCGGGCGAGTTTGTCGTCGCTGCTGGAGGTGATGATCGCGCGGAAACCGGCGGCGTGGGCGAGTTGCAGGCCGAACAGCGAAACGCCGCCGGTGCCTTCGAACACGACCCAGTCGCCCGGGCGGAGATCGCGCCGTCCGAACAGCGCGTTCCACGCGGTGACCCCCGCGATGGGCAGCGTGGCGGCTTCCTCGAACGAGAGGTGGGCGGGCAGACGCACGATGCCGTCGGCGGGAAGCGCGGAGCATTCGGCGGCGAGTCCCGGTGCGAGGTGGCTCGCGAGGCTGCGCCGGAGGTTTTCCGGCGTCGCGGCACCGGCGAGCCAGCTCTGGATGTAGTGGCCGGCGACGCGGTCGCCGATTTTCCAGTTCGTGACGTCCGCGCCGACCGCGACGATTTCACCGGCGCCGTCGGACAGCGGCACGTAGGGAAACGGCAGGTTGGGCAGGTAGCTGCCCTGCACGAGCACGAGGTCGCGATAATTGACGGAGAACGCGCGCCAGCGCACGAGGACGTCGTGCGGGCCGGGTTGAGGTGCGGGTTGATCGACGAGCGTGAGCGCGTCGACGCCGAAGCGGGGGAGTTGCCAGGTTTTCATGGGACCGGATGGGCGCGGTTCACTGCAGGAGCAGTCGGATCAACTCGTGTTGATCCGGGGCGAGCAGGTAACACGCGGTGAGGATGGCCGGGCGGTCGCCGATGTTGTCGAAGTGGAGCACGCGCGCGTTGGCGGGTTCGTGGACGGCGTCGCCGGCGCGCAGGATTTGGCGCGGGCCGCCTTCCAGTTGGAAGAGGATCTCGCCCTCCATCACGACACCGATCACGGGACACGGATGCAGGTGCAGGCCCGTGGGGGAGTGCGGTTGCAGGGTGACGCGTTTGATCGCGATGCTGGCCACCGAACGCGCGGGATCGATGACCGCGTTCAGCAAGTCTTGGCGGGTCACGGCCGGAGTGGCGGCGACGGCGAGGGAGTGGAGCGCGGCGAAGCCGAGCAGTGGGAGCAGGCGCGAGCGGAGGAGGGCGGTGGGTTTCATGAGGGGACCACTTTACGCGCCGCGATCGCGACCGGCTAATGCCTCCTTTTTGGGCTCGTATGCCTTGGGGTAATGAGGCCCTTTTCGGGCATGGAATTGCGGCACCTGCGATATTTCGTGGCGGTGGCGGAGATATTGAATTTTTCCCGCGCCGCGATCCGCATGCAGGTCACGCAGCCCGCGCTCAGCCGGCAAATCCGTGACCTCGAACACGAGCTCGGCTGCACGCTGCTGCGGCGCGGAGCGAACGCCCGCACCGAGCTGACGCCCGAGGGCCGCCAGTTTCTGGCCGGGGCCCGCGAAGTGCTGGCGGCCGCGGAGCGGATCGTCGCGGAGGCGCGGAGCTCCCGCGCGCGACTGCGGCTCGGCCACTACGGCGCCATTTGGCTCGATTACTTCGCCGCCGGCCTGCAGCGCTTCGCGCGCCGGCATCCGCGCGTCGTGTTGCAACCGGTGGAGCTGACGCCCGGCGCGCTGCCCGCGGCGCTGCGGCGCGGCGAGGTGGAGGTGGCGCTGCTCGGGCAGACCGACGCGACGCTGCGCCGGGAATTCGCGACGACGCTGGCGGCCAGCATGCCGGCGCAGGTCATCCTCCCGGCCGGACATCCGCTGGCGAAACGCCGCCGGCTGCCGCTGCAGGAGTTGCGGGGCGCGAATTGGGTGACGTGGGACGAGGCGGAATTCCCCGGCCGCAAGCGGCTGCTGGTCGAGGCCTGTCGCGCGGCGGGTTTCCGGCCGCGCGTCACGCACCACACCGACAGTCTCGCGTCGATGCTGGTGCGCGTGTCCACGTGTGGCGAGGTCGGCCATTCCGTGCCGATGGCGGCGCGCTCGCGTCCACCGGGAGTCGTGTTCGCCGACACGGAGCCCGCCGGCGCGATGGTCTTCGAGATGCACGTGGGCTGGCTGAAGAACGCGCCGCGTGCGGCGTTGATCGCCGATCTCGTGGAGGAGCTGGCTCGCGTCCGACCGTGAGCGCGATCAGCTGCCGCTGAGGCGGCCGGTTTCGGCGAGGCGCTCGAGGAAGATCCAGCTGCGTTTCGCCTGCACCTCGGCGCTTTTCGCCTGGAAAATGTAGCGCACCACCTGGCGGCGTTGCGCGACGCTGTGCGCGAGCCAGCGCTGTTCCAGCTCGGGGCGCGCTTGGAACGTCTTGCGCATTTCCTCCGGCAGGTCGGGTTCGCGCGAGGCGGTGTCGGGCTCAAGGGTGAATTCGATCGTGTCGCCGGCGTCGACTTCGGCGGCGCGGAGCAGCTCGACCTTGAAGGCGAGTTTCAGTTTGCCGGGCTTGCCGGGCAGCAGCGTCACGCGGTCGATGTCGTCGTTGAAGCGCAGCACGGCGTTCCAGCCTTGGCCGCCGCCCTTGATCTCGGCGGGCGGTAACTCGAGTTCGGCGATGATGCGTTTCGGCAGATCGACCCAACGCACGAGTGAAACGCGATAGAGTTTGGCGCGGAATTCCTGGCGCATGGCGGCAGTGCGCGGCGCGGTCCGTTCAGCGCACGGCGTGCGCGCGCTCGCGGAGGAAGCGCGCGATCTCGCGCGTGTTGGGCATCGCCTCGGCGGTGCCGGGCTGCATGACGGCGAGCGCGGCGACGGCGTTGGCGAAGTGGGCGGCTTCGACGACGTTCTTCTTGAACTTCACCAACCCGGCCGCGAAGCCGCCGACGAACGCGTCGCCCGCGCCGGTGGAATCGATGACTTCGACCGGGTGCGCGTTCATGCGGAGATAGGCGTCGGGTTGGGAAACGAAGCAGCCGCGCGCGCCGAGGGTGAGGATGACGATGGGCACCTGGAGGCAGCGGCAGAGCCGGTGCAAGGCATCGGCCTTTAGCGCGTGCAGGGCGGTCTCGGTGAATTCTCCGACCTCGCGGTAGGCGGCGGTGCGCAGCAGCGCGGCGCAGGCGGAGTGCTGGCGCACGAGCGTGATGAACTCGGACTCGTTCGGGATCAGCACCTCGACGTGGCGCAGCAGCGCGAGATCGAAATCCGGCCGCATCGGCGCGGGATTCAGGACGGTGACGGCGCCGTTCTTGCGGCCGTGCCGCAGCACGTGGGAGACGGTCGTGTAGTCGGATTCGCCCTGGCAGACGACGACGTGCGCCAAGGCGAGCGGAGCCAGCGGGACGTCGTGCTTGTGCAGCGCCATGTTGGCGCCCGGCGCGATGACGATCTGGTTCTGACCGGCTTCGTCGATCGTGATGGAGGCGGTGCCGGTGGCGTATTTGTGTTTCTCGATGAAGTTCGTGCGCAGGCCGACCGACGCGGCGAATTTCTTCGCACTGCTGCCGAACGTGTCGCGGCCGATCGCGCCGATGAAAAGCGTCGGTGCGCCGGCGCGGGTGGCGGCCACCGCCTGATTGAAACCCTTGCCGCCCGGGCCGGTGCGAAAATCGCCGACCAACGTCTCGCCGGGCCGGGGGAACCGCCGCGCATAGAAGGCCAAATCCTGCATGAAACTGCCGACGATGACGACGCGGGATGACACGAAGGCCGAGCCTAGACGGGCGCGCGCGGCGAATGCACTTAAAATATCCGGAGGCGCGGAAATCGGGCCGGGGTTGATGGTTTTTTCGTAATTGGCGCGGGAGTTTTCCGCGGAGTGCCGCTCGACGCCGCACCGCGACCGTCCGTCCAAAGACACGCCCCGGGCGCGCGCGGGGCGCGTAGGTTGCGGGTGATGTCGACTCCCTCCGCTGTTCTCGCGCGTGTGCCCGGTCTTGCGCCGGCGACTCCCGCCGTGGTTCGCTCGTCCGCGATGAACCGCGCCCCAGTCGACGCCGCCGCCAAGCTCGAACGCGCCAAGCGCCGCCTCTACGTCGCCGCGCAGATCGGAGGGTGGGGCGCGTTCCTGCTGTTCCAGTTCGGCGTGGCGACGACCTTCGGGGATCCTTCGAAGGCGACGCGCGACGCCACCACGGAAAGCGCGATCTATTGGATGATCGCGCTGATGGGCCTGGTGCTGACGCATTACGCCCGGCGTTTCATGGAATCGTGGGGTTGGAAGAACATGAACTGGCGGGCGCTCACCCCGCGCGTGATTGGGATGGCTGCGGTGCTGGCGTTCCTCTGGTGCGCGGTCGGCTACGGCTATTCCTATGGCATCGTGGGCCTGGCGTGGCCGTCGAAGTTCAACCCGGTCGCCGTCTTCTTCTTCAGCTGGATCAACAGCCTCGTGGTGATGTTCGGCTGGTTGAGCGCGTATTTTTTCTACCACATCTTCGAGCGCCTGCAGCGCATGCAGGTCGAGCAGCTGCGCCTCGCGGCGAGCGCCAAGGAAGCCGAGTTGCGCGCGCTGAAATCGCAGGTGAATCCGCACTTCCTCTTCAACTCGCTCAACAGCCTGCGCGCGTTGATCGACGAGGACGCGCCGCGCGCCCGCGAGTCCGTCACGCGGCTGGCCAACATGCTCCGCTATTCGCTCCAGTCGGGCCAGCTGGAGACCGTGCCGTTCGAGGACGAGGTGCGCATCGTCGAGGATTACCTCGCGCTCGAGCAGATCCGGCACGAGTCGCGGCTCCGCGTCCGGTGGGACATCGCTGACGACGTGCGCGCCTGCGGCGTGCCGCCGATGCTGCTCCAGACGCTGGCGGAGAACGCGGTCAAATACGGCATCTCCGCGCGCCGCGGTGGCGGCGAGCTCGTCATCTCGGCTCAGTTGGTGGAGAAGGAACTCGTCATCCGCGTCACCAATCCCGGCGATCTGTCCCAGCCCGCCAGCAGCGCCGCGGCGAAGGCCGGCTCGTCCACGGGCGTGGGTCTGCGCAACGCCTCCGAACGCCTCCGAACGGCTCAAACTCCTCTTCGGCGACCGCGCCCGTCTGTCGCTCACGGCCGAGCCGGCCGGCTTCGTCACGGCCGAAGTGCGCATCCCCTGCCTGGCCCGCCCATG
This window of the Candidatus Didemnitutus sp. genome carries:
- a CDS encoding aldehyde dehydrogenase family protein translates to MTRLPVTKTPKCYVGGAFIRSESSRVFPIKDAAGNFFANIPQCTRKDLRNAVEAAAKAGPGWAKRTAYNRGQIIYRMAEMLEARQADMADALAVGGTSKAAAAKEIVATIDRLIHYAGWTDKYESLLGSVNPVAAPYFNFTVTDPMGIVGVIAPDEAPLLALVSLIAPIITSGNTVVALASSTQPYPSIVLGEMLATSDLPGGVVNLLTGFRKEIVPTMATHAHLRALAGVANAEERKALKLGAAESVKRVKLHAAEDKTDWFSDRAQSLYEIRDFVEFKTTWHPVGA
- a CDS encoding ABC transporter substrate-binding protein; translated protein: MTLQLKWKHQFQFAGYYAAIAQGYYRDAGLEVQLREAEPGRDPVESVLHGEADFGVGTSELLLLRGQGKPVVVLAAIFQHSPLTLLTRRTERVNDLQALHDQPIMIEPQSAELFAYFRNEGVDPAKLHIVHHTFEVRDLIDGRVAAMSAYASDEPFLLRQAGVDYLAFTPRAGGIDFYGDNLFTTERQVREHPDRVRRFREASLRGWDYALAHPDEIVALILQHYSQRKSREHLQFEAAQTAQLMHPGLIEVGHMNPGRWRHMADTYAEFGMLPRDFALGAFLYDPNPKPDLRWVYWTLGGAAALLVAALGWVLPLMRLNRRLRAADDSKTRFLAFLAHEIRTPLNGMAGVVDLMKSEPLSAAQRELLELQERSAQNLLRLVDSVLDYSRLDAGKMTVERAPVELRTFAADVCELFRTVAQARKVNLRCEIAPDVPACVQTDGVKLRQILANLLSNAVKFTIVGNVTLAIARVGTTPDGALRLRFSVTDTGPGIAPDALARLFQPFEQADATVVRRHGGSGLGLNISRSLAQLLGGDIRVESQPGVGSTFMVEIVAAEVAYA
- a CDS encoding TfoX/Sxy family DNA transformation protein; translated protein: MPRPKPILIDRERAPRGRAGEVAALLNLGPKTAAWLDAAGIHTRAQIVKLGPIGVCRRLLESGRPVNVLMAYAVEGGLSGTHWNALSAETKQWLRTEFARMRAEVQRRR
- a CDS encoding VOC family protein, with amino-acid sequence MRYAARVGAPGPTPPASTGAALASALAVDNLQREMRIEHLALWTDDLERARRFYETHCGARAGAAYHNPRTDFRSYFLSFAGGARLELMQRPDIAARPENGGREALGLAHFALSLGSERAVDETTERFRAAGIAVVAAPRRTGDGYYESVVLDPDGNRIELTV
- a CDS encoding LysR family transcriptional regulator, producing the protein MRPFSGMELRHLRYFVAVAEILNFSRAAIRMQVTQPALSRQIRDLEHELGCTLLRRGANARTELTPEGRQFLAGAREVLAAAERIVAEARSSRARLRLGHYGAIWLDYFAAGLQRFARRHPRVVLQPVELTPGALPAALRRGEVEVALLGQTDATLRREFATTLAASMPAQVILPAGHPLAKRRRLPLQELRGANWVTWDEAEFPGRKRLLVEACRAAGFRPRVTHHTDSLASMLVRVSTCGEVGHSVPMAARSRPPGVVFADTEPAGAMVFEMHVGWLKNAPRAALIADLVEELARVRP
- a CDS encoding cupin domain-containing protein; this translates as MKPTALLRSRLLPLLGFAALHSLAVAATPAVTRQDLLNAVIDPARSVASIAIKRVTLQPHSPTGLHLHPCPVIGVVMEGEILFQLEGGPRQILRAGDAVHEPANARVLHFDNIGDRPAILTACYLLAPDQHELIRLLLQ
- a CDS encoding NAD(P)-dependent alcohol dehydrogenase translates to MKTWQLPRFGVDALTLVDQPAPQPGPHDVLVRWRAFSVNYRDLVLVQGSYLPNLPFPYVPLSDGAGEIVAVGADVTNWKIGDRVAGHYIQSWLAGAATPENLRRSLASHLAPGLAAECSALPADGIVRLPAHLSFEEAATLPIAGVTAWNALFGRRDLRPGDWVVFEGTGGVSLFGLQLAHAAGFRAIITSSSDDKLARATALGAEATINYRTVPDWSRRVRAITGGRGAALVLEVGGPASFPEALRSVALGGRIAIVGFLSGHDLPVNVLDLIGNLTTVHGLRVGSRADFEALNRALERDRIRPVVDRVFEFAELPAAFARLGRGEHFGKIVVRGAP
- a CDS encoding YdeI/OmpD-associated family protein, which codes for MRQEFRAKLYRVSLVRWVDLPKRIIAELELPPAEIKGGGQGWNAVLRFNDDIDRVTLLPGKPGKLKLAFKVELLRAAEVDAGDTIEFTLEPDTASREPDLPEEMRKTFQARPELEQRWLAHSVAQRRQVVRYIFQAKSAEVQAKRSWIFLERLAETGRLSGS